The Melanotaenia boesemani isolate fMelBoe1 chromosome 11, fMelBoe1.pri, whole genome shotgun sequence genome includes the window AAAGTTAatccatctactgttcactCAATCCTCATCAGATATGATCTCTATGGGAGGGTGGCTATCAAAAAGCCATTCATAAGGAAACAAGGAGAAAGAACTGGACTGACGGAGGGATGAACTGTTCCCAGAGCCCAAACTTTAGCATGAATGAAGCAGCGTGggacagaaaacatctggacagaaaacatCCTGAGAGCCTTACAATTTCCCTCACGAAGCCTGGAGAACTCTTCCTAAAGACTTCCTCATGAAAACACCAGCATCTGACAAattctgtttctgcctcatttACTGTGTTTCTATCTCAGTAAAGTGCTGCTTCCATTTTCCATGCAACATAAAGAGAATTTGGCTCAAGACTTATGCACAATACCTTAAAACTTTTcaaagacattttgtttaattgtgacAGTGCTGGAGTTTAAACTGGAGATATTGATGTATTAGTACAAAGCATAGATCTTTGTTAAAAACTTGTGTTGagtccattttatttttgtgtaaacaGAATTTCAATATGTCTATATTTCTCCATCTTGAGAAACCTGAGAAAACAATAATGAGAAGCACAGCCCAGCTGATGTAAATactatttatttcattcacCAGACGATTAAAACCATTAAATACCATCAACCCCTTGACATGAAACAGCTGTATCATACAGCGGCTGTACAGCATCCTGGTGTTCTGTAAGGAGGTGCTTTGCATTGACAAGAGTGGAAAAAGTGTTACTGGGAAAAAAGGATCCACTGCAGCCTGTACAAACACCAATCTGATTGAGGTCTTGCAACAATGATCACACCAACATCATTCACATGCAACAGGATAAGAGGTTTGAGACTACTGCATCCCAgaagcacataaaaaaaaaataaagatgcacaATGGAGAATTCATTCCGAGTTTAGTTTTTAACAATTAGACAAAAAATTATGAAGTGTAccattttatgattattttaaagaGAACTAACATGAACTTATTTAGATCTAagagaacaaaataaatcattaatttcttcaaaagaacaaacactttTATTCAGAGTTGTTAATGGCTgaagcaaatataaaaatggaGAATACTTTGACTATATACAGGACATAACTGGAAGAATTTTGAACTCTAGGAAGCTAGCTAGGTACCGTATCAACAGCAAGAGGTGGAAGatgacacatttctttaaaggtCTGAAAAAAATGCCCAAATGTTTATGATGTCCTCCAGCTGGTAGGATGGTAGACCCTGATCCTTCTACACCAGAAACGTGTTAAGAGCCTGACGCTGGTGGTGTGTTTGTTACATGAGGCAGCAAGGAAATAATGGATCAGATGAAATTCTCTGACTTTTGTCCTGTAGGAACCATACATTTTCCTTTTGACAGCCACATAACGGCTTTTTAAAGGAGGCTCCCATCCCAAATAATAGTCTCATGTACATTTTAATTTCACTTATCTCCTGTAACAGATGATTGTGCATAAAAATGACAGAGTTGTCTCCACACACACCAACCTCACAGATAAAGCAGTGTTTCTTTCTAAACAGTAAAGGTAAAGAAACTGAAGGCACTTTGAacgaaacaaaaacaacaaaggttTGGCTTTTCCTAAAATAAGTAGCTTTATTTCTAATGGTTAAAACTTTACAAGCAGGTAAAGATGGTTGGGACTATGTAAGGTAACAGATTATTTCCACTGACAAACATTCATGTAACTTCCTCTTAGGATGATGGTTGATGGACAAAAAGTTTCTGCCTTTTCAGAACAAATACAATAAAGTCAGgattttgttaaaatgatccCCAGTTTCAAAATGACCAtgctggaactgattcaaaggGCTTCACATGCTGATGTGTCATTAAAGTGCCTTAAACCAAAGTGAAAGTAACcagaaaaaatcttttaaatatttcactAGACAACAGTTTTTTTGCTAGAGTCTATATATTACTTTATACTGTGCAACTGGGCTGTAATTTTTGAtttcattttgtctttatgTACATGGTGTGTGTGCTTCTGTTTTTTACGGCTTGGTAGTGGGATTAACTATGGGACCCGGAGAGCTACTGACAGGAATGACTCCGGTGGccagcaggacaatgatgaGGACAATGACGAGGACAATCACCACGATCACCACAATCAGCTTGACGTTCTTCCACCAGTAGGCGCGGGCCACTTTCTGAGACGTCTGCTTGAAGTGTTGAGCCTGAGCAGGGACATGAAGACATGAGGAAGTTGAGTGAAGAAACATCTCTCTCTCAGAGGTGAGTGGGGTTTTGTAACATTTAGGCTACATTTGAAAGATGTCAGtttagaaaaagagacaaacaacgtGGACCGTTTGTCAGTGCATGATTTCCACTACACCAGTTAAATAGATTGACGCCTCTGAGATTGGCTAAATCAGTGTTGCTAATTTAATTACTCTGGCGCTTTATTTAGAGAGTATTTTAAACCCATGTATTGATTCTTTTTCAAAGAGGTGACTAGCAACAAATCCCACAACTTtatctggtgatattggagacttttggaaactgacgtGAAAGCATGTTTACTTTTCTCAATGAGCAGCGCTTCTGCGGCCCCATACCCCGTCTATTAGCGCTAACaggtttttctatttctttttctactgtttgaaATTGGAAtgcaattaaatgtattttccagatattactagagcttgagtctacaatattaatgtctatgtCTAATATTTTGACTCAGTTGTTcactaaaatctatttaaagtggtagatggtgccctggttcccggggtgtgcagcTAGAAcatggggtgtgtgctggcctgtgccgggtggctgtctgggggggcctggtcctcctgggcatggtgcgggcccctTGCCTTTGGGGGGCAGGGGGCTGCCTCTGGGCTTTTGGGGCTCTGGGACCTTCGCTCCGGCAGCCCTGAGTGCGGGTGGCCGGTGTGTGTAGGGGTCGGCGGTTGCGGATCTTGGCCTGCCGGGGccagtgtcatgtgactgcagGGGGCTCTGGCagggccttcctctgctgcccttggggtgggtccagggtggtcttcgtggtggggtggcttgggttcatgctcCGGGATTGCTACTGATCACCTGAGTCTttgggctgccctagtctgcctccaGCCTCTGTAGAGGTGTGGTCAAATGTGCACGAACACACTCATTTCTAATCAGTCCTctttcctcatactctgcatgctgacagtcaccgagttgtccagtgggttgaTACACTAAGCTGATACTTTTGTTTAGGGTTGTCGTGATATATCTTGTTGTCGCTGCTTGGTTAATGTTTTActaactcctgatgattgtatGCTTCATTTATctgtaaaagccgtaggaaattctctgtgtttctgtacaggtgtagcagttggttgtctggtgttaggttggattgaaggtttGTTGCTTCCATcaactgtatctttgtctcctcttccttttttctactttcctttttacttgtCTTCATtactctcctttttcttctgccccccggtcaggtccagcaagattacataaattccataaatccaaataaataggataaaacaatatatttaaataaatatagaaataaaaaaattagatgATTAAGAGGAGCCTTACAACCATAAAGTCCCCttgacaaagcaaatttgttcagcacaacacagcagccagaccatttttctgtttgctacaGACTTGCTATTAGGCTGCATGGTTAATGAACTCATTCCTAACAAGGGGAAGCTGGAACAACGCCTTCACAAAAACACTCAATTAAAAGTTTCGTCCACAGGAAGAAAAAGGCCACACCTTGTTTATATTCTCCCATGTTCTGACACAACACGTGCTGTACTAACTTGTTGTACTGGTTCCGATGAAAACTATCAAGATCAAAGCTTATCAATCTATTCACACATATGGGAACATTGTCTACAAAATAACCCACTTATACACAAAGTCAAGTCCAAGTTTAAACTCCTAAGTTTATACTGACCCCTGCTTGCAGATCCTCGGACTTGCCCATGAGATCATCCAACCGCTCTCCACGAGCCAGGATCCGATCCACATTCTCAGTCATGATGTTTTTCACTCCATCTACCTGATCTCTCAAAGACTGTACCTTGTCCTTGGGCTCTGGTGCTTCCGATATTCCTCCCATTTCCTGGaagaatgcacaaaaaaaaaaaaaaaaaaaaagaaattgcacaTTCAGAATTAGCTGAAATCTTTTTCCATACATTATCTTGCAGTTCTTTATTAGCATTTAGCAACTACATTAGCATATGCAGTTGCATGTTAATTGATTAGTTTCTAGCTACTGacaataaaccaaaaacagGACCACGTGTAAAGTTCCAAGTATtagctgcttttatttttaaaataacctaAACTTTCTAAAGTTTTTGATTATCTAAGATGAATCATTAATATTCATTCTAAGTCCAGATTACAGCCTCCTCACTGACAGATTGTCACACATTCACAATGTGTTCATTTCAAGGTAAGAAAAAGTCACAGTTGAAGCTAATTTTATGAAGCTTCCCACATTCATCAGGGAGCTTACAGTGGTGTAAAAAAGTGTTTGCACCCTTCctgatttcttatttttctgcaAGTTTGCCTCACTTAAATGTTTTagatcaaacaaatttaaatatttgtcaaagacaacacaagtaaacacaaaaagtagtttttaaattaaaaggtttttattattaaggaagaaaaaaaaatccaaacatacATGGCCCTGTGTGAGGAAGTGATTGGCCCCTAAACCTAATAACCTTAGCAGCAACAAGTGCAATCAAGTGCTTAGGATAACAATGAGTCTTTTACAGCGCTGTTGAGGAATTTTAGCCACTCATCTTTGCAGATTTGTTGTAATTCAACCACAGTGGAGGATTTTCGAGTATGAACCACACTTTTAAGGTTATGCGACAGCATCTCAGTAGGATTCAGGTCAGGACTTTGACAAGGCCATGCCAatgtcttcagtttgtttttcttcagctaTTCAGAGGTGGACTTGCAGGTGTGTTTTGGATCTTTGTCCTGATGAAACCAAGTTCGCTTCAGCTTGATTTCACGAACAGATGGCCAGATATTTTCCTTCAGGATTGTTTGGTAGACAGCAGAATTCATGGTTCCATTTATCACAGCAAGCCTTCCAGGTCCTGAAGCAGCAAAacagccccagaccatcacactaccaccaccatattTTACTGTGGGTATGATATTCGTTTTTCTGAAAtgcagtgttacttttacaccaaAAGTAATGGGACACGCACCTTCCAAAAAGTTAACTTTTGTCTCGTCAGTCAACAGAGTAATTTCCCAAAAGTCTTGGGGATCATCAAGATGTTTTCTGGCAAAATTGAGACGAGCCTTAATGTTCTTATTTGCGTTCGCCTTGGAACTCTGCGATGCAGGCCATTTTTGCCCAGTCTGGGGTGGGATATACTTGCCGTAAACGCAAGTGTACAAGTCGATGTTCCACTAAGTTTGTGtatatacttgctgcaaacGACGGAGGCACGGCATGGCAAAAAcgctcaatactggaggtcaccgcAAGGGGGAGTACACAGTAGTTGGACTTCATAGTTAAAAGGCCAATCTACCAGCCACATTGTATTTCCAGGCCATCAACCCTCAAACCACTTCCAATTTCTTGTGAACTGTTGAGGCACAagtgtttatcactgtgcaacaggaaggaaaaattaTACGGATATGATTGCTTTTTAGATATACTGAATTTCCCTTAGAGGattaatacattatttttcatttaattattttctcgACCTTGTTtagcttcctgtttgttttgaaGCTGATGTTTTGACACTTTACAGACTTCTGTTAACGGGGCTTTCCACCAGTGCTGTGACATGTGGAAATTTCTTGTTTCTAATAAGCAGCTATATTGGGACGGCACTGCAATGATGGAGCGACAAtatattcaattaaaaaattttttaaactaaactgtgttatattatcattttttgtttgcatgttgttACATTACATTCTGCCAGCAGAAATAGAGCTAAATGCTCAAACCAAAAGAACATTCGAAACTTGACATCTGGGTCAATTCAATGAACTTACTGGAAACCGTGAGCTACTGCAGATAAAATCTAGCATGCAAAAATTCAATACACTGGTAATATGAGAACCATGTTAGCTGGTTTCATCGTGAGTTAATAAGCACATCTAGTCC containing:
- the vamp8 gene encoding vesicle-associated membrane protein 8; amino-acid sequence: MDTDPEMGGISEAPEPKDKVQSLRDQVDGVKNIMTENVDRILARGERLDDLMGKSEDLQAGAQHFKQTSQKVARAYWWKNVKLIVVIVVIVLVIVLIIVLLATGVIPVSSSPGPIVNPTTKP